From Coffea arabica cultivar ET-39 chromosome 9c, Coffea Arabica ET-39 HiFi, whole genome shotgun sequence, one genomic window encodes:
- the LOC113708529 gene encoding large ribosomal subunit protein uL4z-like, producing the protein MASAAALPVVTVIPLENEMEADANSLPLPDVMKAPIRPDILQDVHRDISKNSRQPYAVSRSAGHQTSAESWGTGRAVSRIPRVPGGGTHRAGQGAYGNMCRGGRMFAPTKIWRRWHRKVPVNKKRYAVVSAIAASAVPSLVMARGHRIESVPQIPCVISDSAEAVEKTSNAISLLKKIGAYPDAEKAKDSQGIRPGKGKMRNRRYISRKGPLVVYGTEGAKLVKAFRNIPGVEVAHVDRLNLLKLAPGGHVGRFIVWTKSAFEKLDGIYGSFDKPSLKKKGYVLPRAKMVNGDLARIINSDEVQSVVRPIKKVVKRAPMKKNPLKNLNCLLKLNPYAKTARRMALLAEKQRVEAKREKLAKKRSPMTKEETSAVKAAGKSWYKTMISDSDYTEFENFSKWLGVSQ; encoded by the exons ATGGCTTCCGCCGCCGCTCTCCCGGTAGTTACCGTTATCCCTCTTGAGAATGAAATGGAGGCCGACGCCAACTCCCTCCCTCTGCCTGACGTCATGAAAGCCCCAATCCGCCCCGACATCCTCCAAGACGTTCATCGCGACATTTCAAAGAACTCCCGCCAACCCTACGCCGTCTCTAGGTCCGCCGGCCACCAGACCTCCGCCGAGTCCTGGGGTACTGGTCGCGCTGTTTCCCGTATCCCTCGTGTTCCTGGCGGCGGCACTCACCGTGCCGGCCAGGGTGCCTATGGCAACATGTGCCGCGGCGGCCGCATGTTCGCTCCGACTAAGATCTGGCGTCGTTGGCACCGCAAGGTCCCAGTCAACAAGAAACGGTATGCCGTGGTTTCTGCCATCGCCGCCTCTGCTGTGCCTTCCCTTGTCATGGCCCGCGGTCACCGCATCGAGTCTGTCCCGCAAATCCCCTGTGTGATCTCCGATTCTGCTGAGGCCGTGGAGAAAACCTCCAATGCTATCAGTCTTCTCAAGAAAATTGGGGCTTACCCTGATGCTGAGAAGGCTAAGGACAGCCAGGGCATCCGCCCAGGAAAGGGCAAGATGCGTAACCGCCGCTACATCTCCAGGAAAGGTCCTCTGGTTGTGTACGGTACTGAGGGGGCCAAGCTCGTGAAGGCCTTCCGCAACATTCCTGGAGTCGAGGTGGCCCACGTGGACCGTTTGAATTTGTTGAAACTTGCTCCGGGAGGTCACGTTGGGAGGTTTATTGTTTGGACGAAATCAGCATTTGAGAAATTGGATGGGATTTACGGGTCATTTGATAAGCCTTCCTTGAAGAAGAAGGGGTATGTTTTGCCCAGGGCTAAGATGGTGAATGGTGATTTGGCCAGAATTATCAACTCTGACGAGGTGCAATCTGTGGTGAGGCCAATCAAGAAGGTGGTGAAGAGGGCACCAATGAAGAAGAACCCTCTTAAGAATTTGAATTGTTTGCTCAAGCTCAATCCTTATGCCAAGACTGCTAGGAGGATGGCTCTCTTGGCTGAGAAACAGCGTGTTGAGGCTAAGAGGGAGAAGCTGGCCAAGAAGAGGAGTCCAATGACGAAG GAGGAGACGTCTGCTGTAAAAGCTGCTGGAAAGTCATGGTACAAAACAATGATCTCAGATAGTGATTACACCGAGTTTGAGAACTTCTCAAAGTGGTTGGGCGTTTCACAGTAA